In one window of Posidoniimonas corsicana DNA:
- a CDS encoding prenyltransferase/squalene oxidase repeat-containing protein: MPTRIATGLLVTCLLLTPAAGLRPAAAAEADAKAVVAKGLSFLREKGQDANGAFSPRAGSGITSLCVTAALLNGAGLDDPLVAKGLKAVEGYVQPDGGIYGSPRLKNYETCVGIVCLVEANKRAGDGRYDETLKRANAYVRGLQIGAEGEVGKDDPQFGGVGYSGRERPDLSNTSYLVETLIAMGAQDDDPAIQRALAFVTRCQNLQGAGNDTPFAGKVNDGGFYYVIPTENVDPSTSERYTADGGLRSYGSMTYAGFKSMVYAGLNENDPRVKAALEWIGKHYSVEKNPGQGTAGLFYYYNTFGKALEASGKAKIDTASEGERDWRQDLIAELAKKQRDDGSWANSNQQWFENDPNLCTAFALLALSYCQQ; encoded by the coding sequence CCTGCGCCCGGCCGCGGCCGCCGAGGCCGATGCCAAGGCGGTGGTCGCGAAGGGGCTGTCGTTCCTGCGTGAGAAAGGCCAGGACGCCAACGGGGCGTTTTCTCCGCGGGCGGGGTCGGGCATCACATCGTTGTGCGTTACAGCGGCTCTGCTGAACGGCGCCGGCCTGGACGACCCGCTCGTGGCGAAGGGGCTCAAGGCGGTAGAGGGCTACGTGCAGCCGGACGGCGGCATCTACGGCAGCCCCCGGCTGAAGAACTACGAGACCTGCGTCGGCATCGTCTGCCTGGTCGAGGCCAACAAGCGGGCCGGCGACGGCCGCTACGACGAGACCCTCAAACGAGCCAACGCCTACGTGCGCGGCTTGCAGATCGGAGCCGAGGGCGAGGTCGGTAAGGACGACCCGCAGTTCGGCGGCGTCGGCTACAGCGGCCGCGAGCGGCCCGACCTGTCCAACACCAGCTACCTGGTCGAGACGCTGATCGCCATGGGCGCCCAGGACGACGACCCGGCCATCCAGCGCGCGCTGGCGTTCGTGACCCGTTGCCAGAACCTCCAGGGCGCCGGCAACGACACCCCGTTCGCCGGCAAGGTGAACGACGGCGGCTTCTACTACGTGATCCCCACCGAGAACGTCGACCCGTCGACCTCCGAACGCTACACGGCCGACGGCGGGCTGCGGAGCTACGGCTCGATGACCTACGCCGGCTTCAAGAGCATGGTCTACGCCGGCCTGAACGAGAACGACCCCCGCGTGAAGGCCGCCCTGGAGTGGATCGGCAAGCACTACAGCGTCGAGAAGAACCCGGGCCAGGGGACCGCGGGCCTGTTCTACTACTACAACACGTTCGGCAAGGCGCTTGAGGCTTCTGGCAAGGCGAAGATCGACACCGCCAGCGAGGGCGAGCGCGACTGGCGGCAGGACCTGATCGCCGAGCTCGCCAAGAAGCAGCGCGACGACGGCTCGTGGGCCAACTCCAACCAGCAGTGGTTCGAGAACGACCCGAACCTCTGCACCGCCTTCGCGTTGCTGGCCCTGTCGTACTGTCAGCAATGA